The Bradyrhizobium betae genomic interval GCAGCTACCGGTCCGGACTGGCACGCTCGAACTGGCGCAGGATCTTGTTGCCGCGCTCGACCGCGCCATCGAGCGCGCGTTGCGCGCTCTTCTGGCCGGCAAAGGCCTGCTCCAGCTCGTCCTCGATCGCGCCGCGGATCAGCACGAAGGAGCCGAGCCGGATGCCCTTCGAATTCTCGGTCGGCGGATGCAGCGTGATCTCCTCGAACGAGATCGCCGTGCCCGGATTGCGCTCGTAGAAGCCCTGCGCGCGCGTCAGCTCGAAGGCGGCGCGGGTCACAGGCAGGTAGCCGGTGTTCTGGTGCCAGGCCGCCTGCACGCCGGGCTGCGACAGATAGGCGAAGAACCGCGCCACGCCCTTGTATTCCTCGCGCGGCCGGTCGCGCAGCACCCAGAGCGTGGCGCCGCCGATGATCGAGTTCTGCGGCGCGTCCTTCACGTCCGGCCAATACGGCATCATGCCGTAGCCGGTCTCGAACTTCGAGTTCGCCTTGATGTCGGCGCGCGTCGCCGAGGAGCCGATGAAGATGCCGCATTCGCCGTTCTGGAAGCGCGGCTCGGCCGACTGCCCGCGGCCGCTATAGTCGAACAGTTTCGTCTTCTGCCATTCGGCGAGCTGGGCGACGTGCTTGACGATAACAGGATTGTTGATGGTCAGCTCCGCATCGAGCCCGGCAAAACCGTTGGCGCGGGTCGCCAGCGGCAAATTGTGGAAGGCGGAGAAATTCTCGATGTGGATCCAAGATGGCCACGACGTGGTGAAGCCGCACACCGCGCCGCGATCGCGCAGGCGTTTAGCGGCAAGCCCGAGCTCGGGCCAGGTCTTCGGCGGCGTCTCCGGATCGAGGCCCGCGTCGCGGAACATGGCCTTGTTGTAGTACAGGATCGGCGTCGACGAATTGAACGGGAACGACAGGAGATTGCCGGCCGCGTCGGTGTAGTAGCCGGAGACCGCGGGGAGATAATCGGCCAGCGAGAACGGCTCGTTCATGTCGCGCATCAACGTGAACACCGGATAGATCGCGCCCTTGGCCGCGGTCATGGTCGCGGTGGCGACCTCGTTGACCTGGACGATCGCCGGCTGGCTGCGCGAGCGGAAGGCGAAGATCGCAGCCGTCACCGTCTCGGTGTAATTGCCCTTGAAGGTGGGCACGATGCGATAGTCCGTCTGCGAGGCGTTGAAGTCGGCGGCGAGCTTTTCCAGTTGCCGGCCGAGCTCGCCCGACATGGCATGCCACCACGCGATGTCGGTGGCGGCATGAACCTGCGAGGTGAGCGTGAGGGCCGCGGAAGCGGCAACGATCTGCAAGAGGCGCCATGCTGACATCACGACCGATGATCCTGTCTCGCGAACAAAAGGCGACCTTTGCCCGGCATCTGCATAGAGCGCCGCCCCTGCGGATTCAATCAGGAATGAAACTCGGTCGCGTCGCACAATCGGACGACGCCTCGCGGGGCCGCGGCAGGATAGCCTTCCCTTAACCTTCTGCTAGATTGCGTTGAACCTTTTGGTCCCGCCATGGACTCCACCACTAAGGGGTTGAGTGTGCCAGTGTTGAACCGTGCCGAACTCTCGCGGACCGGGGTGGTCGTCGTCGCGCTTCTGCTCGCCAAACCTGCGATGGCCATCGGCGCGACGGGCGCCGTTGCGTGCGACCTCGGCTCTGCCGGCAGCAAGGTGGAGTGAGGCCGCTTGGCAGCGCCCGGACACAGCGAGCACGCAGACCGACCGCCGGGCCCGATCGGGCGCCTGCGCGCGCGTCTGGTCGGCGTGCTACGCGCGGTGCCGATCCGCTGGCGCATCCTGTCGATCGCGGCGCTGAACTCCGCCGTGGTGGTGGTGCTGGTGGCGCTGATCTGGAACGGCTCGCAGGTGCTGGGCTCGGCCTGGGACGACGTGCGCCAGGTGCGCGAGTCCGACCGGATCCTGGCGCTGCTCGAAAGCGAGACCGGGCGGCTGCAGAACCTGATCCACCGCTACATCAACCAGCCGAGCCCGGACCTGTTCGCCGAGATCCTGCTGCTGCGCGAGGCCGTGCTGGGCACGCTGACCGACCGCGCCGCCAAGGACCCGATGTTGGCCGGCTCGGTCGAGGAGCTGGAGCGCACCACCGACCGCTTCCTCAACGGCTTTGGCGAGCTGCGCGCCGTGCAGGCCACCATCGCCACGACCTATGAGGACCAGGTGCAGGGCCCGGCCAGGGACATGGCCGGCCTCTATTCCATTATCGAGGGCGCCACCGGCCATCGCGACGCGCTGATCTGGCCGTCGCTCGGCAAGTCGCGCGAGGCCTTCACCGCGATGCTGGTCGCGGCCAATTCCTATTATCTGTCGCAGTCGACAGGCGCCGCCGACGACGCGCGCCGCAACACCGAGACGATCGAGAAGACCATTCCGGTGATGATCGACCTCGCCGACAACGACCTGCAGCGCATGGCACTGCAAAAGCTCGGGGCCCGCACCATGGCCATGCGCGAGGGCTTTGCAAGGCTCTCCGAACAGCTGACGAACCGCACCGAGCTCTTGCGCAACACCATCGACGCCAGCCAGGCCGAGGCGATCGGCGCGATCGACGATCTCTCGACCAAGATGCGCCAGCGCGAGCAGAAGGCGCAGGAGACCTTCGACCGCACGCTGGCGGACATTTCCCGCCGCGTCCTTTCCATCGCGGTGATCTTCCTCGGCATCATCCTCACCGCCGGCGTGCTGATCGCGCTGTCGATCCGGCTGCCGCTGCAGCAGATCATGACCGCGATGCGCGCGATCG includes:
- a CDS encoding sensor histidine kinase — translated: MGRLRARLVGVLRAVPIRWRILSIAALNSAVVVVLVALIWNGSQVLGSAWDDVRQVRESDRILALLESETGRLQNLIHRYINQPSPDLFAEILLLREAVLGTLTDRAAKDPMLAGSVEELERTTDRFLNGFGELRAVQATIATTYEDQVQGPARDMAGLYSIIEGATGHRDALIWPSLGKSREAFTAMLVAANSYYLSQSTGAADDARRNTETIEKTIPVMIDLADNDLQRMALQKLGARTMAMREGFARLSEQLTNRTELLRNTIDASQAEAIGAIDDLSTKMRQREQKAQETFDRTLADISRRVLSIAVIFLGIILTAGVLIALSIRLPLQQIMTAMRAIALGDLDRQVQGTKARDEVGAMARAVEVFRENAIAKRQTEDELRASKEKAESALLELNTAQQNLIDAERLAALGGLVAGVAHEVNNPIGISLTVASSLARRSEIFEAQLKGDGGLRRSQLEEFVQSSRDASQQLVANLTRAGELIQSFKQVAVDRSHAERRQFSLSEATDQIIASLKPVLKRSPITLQVDVLEGLLLDGYPGSYGQILTNLFLNAANHAFADGRAGTITISAKPRGSDDIEIIFADDGAGMTPDVQRQAFDPFFTTRRNEGGTGLGLHIVYNLVTQQLGGRMMLESKLGQGTTFRIIMPRVAKGGAQSTETDGTAQWPNRTMSST
- the ugpB gene encoding sn-glycerol-3-phosphate ABC transporter substrate-binding protein UgpB yields the protein MSAWRLLQIVAASAALTLTSQVHAATDIAWWHAMSGELGRQLEKLAADFNASQTDYRIVPTFKGNYTETVTAAIFAFRSRSQPAIVQVNEVATATMTAAKGAIYPVFTLMRDMNEPFSLADYLPAVSGYYTDAAGNLLSFPFNSSTPILYYNKAMFRDAGLDPETPPKTWPELGLAAKRLRDRGAVCGFTTSWPSWIHIENFSAFHNLPLATRANGFAGLDAELTINNPVIVKHVAQLAEWQKTKLFDYSGRGQSAEPRFQNGECGIFIGSSATRADIKANSKFETGYGMMPYWPDVKDAPQNSIIGGATLWVLRDRPREEYKGVARFFAYLSQPGVQAAWHQNTGYLPVTRAAFELTRAQGFYERNPGTAISFEEITLHPPTENSKGIRLGSFVLIRGAIEDELEQAFAGQKSAQRALDGAVERGNKILRQFERASPDR